Proteins encoded in a region of the Novibacillus thermophilus genome:
- the fliI gene encoding flagellar protein export ATPase FliI: MESRETLQISKYRQKLKQLNPLRVNGRVTQVIGLTVESQGPDCKIGDVCELYPHFGAEPLLAEVVGFRDYRVLLMPLGDLGAIGPGCDVVNTGEPLTIHVGDALRGRVLDGLGKPMDGLPLPAGLHKYSTSNPPINPLLRPRIREPLSTGVRAIDGLLTVGKGQRVGIFAGSGVGKSTLLGMIARNTSADINVIALIGERGREVMEFLERDLGSDGMARSVVVVATSDQPALIRIKGAIIATSIAEYFRDLGLDVMLLMDSVTRYALAEREVGLAIGEPPTTRGYTPSVFANLPKLLERSGQGRTGSITAFYTVLVDADDMNEPVADAVRGILDGHIVLERNLAQKGHYPAIDVLHSVSRVMDQVASSEQRQAALNVKRMLSTYREAEDLINIGAYKPGSNPSIDTALKYIDNIHAFTRQDTFERSSLSEAVQQLTEQFKELS; the protein is encoded by the coding sequence ATGGAGAGTCGCGAGACGCTGCAAATCTCAAAATATCGGCAAAAATTGAAGCAGTTGAATCCGCTGCGCGTTAACGGACGGGTGACACAAGTGATCGGCCTCACGGTTGAATCGCAAGGCCCCGATTGTAAAATCGGCGATGTGTGCGAACTTTACCCCCATTTCGGAGCCGAACCGTTGCTCGCTGAAGTGGTCGGATTTCGCGACTACCGCGTTCTGCTCATGCCTTTGGGCGATCTCGGAGCCATCGGGCCGGGGTGCGATGTGGTGAACACTGGTGAGCCGTTGACGATTCACGTAGGGGACGCGTTGCGCGGCCGCGTCTTGGACGGCCTCGGAAAGCCGATGGACGGATTGCCGCTCCCTGCTGGACTGCACAAGTATTCGACGTCGAATCCGCCCATCAATCCCCTCTTGCGACCGCGCATTCGCGAACCGTTGAGTACGGGAGTGCGAGCCATTGACGGATTGTTGACGGTCGGGAAAGGTCAGCGCGTCGGGATTTTTGCCGGATCCGGCGTCGGGAAGAGCACGCTGCTCGGCATGATTGCCCGCAACACGTCAGCCGACATTAATGTCATTGCCCTCATCGGAGAAAGGGGGCGGGAAGTGATGGAGTTTTTGGAACGCGACCTCGGTTCTGACGGAATGGCACGTTCAGTCGTCGTCGTCGCGACGTCCGATCAGCCCGCCCTCATCCGGATTAAAGGTGCGATCATCGCGACCTCCATTGCCGAATACTTTCGCGACCTTGGCTTAGATGTGATGCTCTTGATGGATTCGGTGACTCGGTACGCCTTGGCTGAACGGGAAGTGGGGCTTGCGATTGGCGAGCCGCCTACTACACGCGGCTACACGCCGTCCGTCTTTGCCAACCTCCCAAAACTGTTGGAGCGATCCGGTCAGGGGAGGACCGGTTCGATCACGGCGTTTTACACTGTGTTGGTCGACGCTGACGATATGAACGAACCTGTGGCCGATGCGGTACGCGGCATATTAGACGGTCACATTGTGCTTGAGCGAAACCTGGCACAAAAAGGACACTATCCAGCCATTGACGTTTTGCACAGTGTGAGCCGGGTCATGGACCAAGTCGCGTCCTCCGAGCAGCGACAGGCGGCGTTGAATGTCAAACGAATGTTGTCCACTTACCGGGAAGCGGAAGATCTCATCAATATCGGTGCGTACAAACCGGGTTCCAACCCGTCCATTGATACAGCTCTCAAGTACATTGACAACATTCACGCTTTTACCCGTCAGGACACGTTTGAACGGAGCAGCTTGAGCGAAGCGGTTCAGCAGTTGACGGAACAGTTTAAGGAGTTGTCTTAA
- a CDS encoding FliH/SctL family protein translates to MISLSNVLKHTKYRERDGAFRIQLREHTLRVEEGQDPQDEPTLTAEEDVDRLAEEAKRHAEEVLRDAAREAERLKREAKAEIEKWWSEQRSQDRHIKEDIRKTAYDEGYTEGYEKGLAEAKRQLEEELDKARDIVNSSYIAKQQVIREAEPFLVQLSVDIAEKVIARQVELDETVIVDMVQRALDHCNATGSITVFVKPERFPLVQGAREELKRYVNGNQELKIVPDRMIESDGCIIRSQQGSVDARVDVQLNQIRKTLMEVAKEDGESRDAANLKISAKIEAVESAAR, encoded by the coding sequence ATGATCTCGTTGTCTAACGTCTTAAAACATACCAAATACCGCGAACGCGATGGAGCGTTTCGCATTCAGCTGCGTGAACACACCTTGCGTGTGGAGGAGGGTCAGGACCCACAAGATGAACCGACACTGACAGCGGAAGAAGACGTTGACCGGCTGGCGGAAGAAGCGAAGCGACACGCTGAGGAAGTCTTGCGCGACGCCGCTCGTGAAGCGGAACGTCTGAAAAGAGAGGCGAAGGCTGAAATCGAAAAGTGGTGGAGCGAACAACGTAGCCAAGATCGCCACATCAAAGAGGACATTCGCAAAACAGCGTACGACGAAGGGTACACCGAGGGCTACGAGAAGGGGTTGGCAGAGGCGAAGCGGCAGCTCGAGGAAGAGTTGGACAAGGCGCGGGACATTGTTAACTCTTCGTACATAGCCAAACAACAAGTGATCCGTGAAGCAGAGCCGTTTCTCGTTCAACTGAGCGTGGACATTGCCGAAAAAGTGATCGCTCGGCAGGTGGAGTTGGACGAAACCGTCATCGTGGACATGGTCCAACGGGCTTTGGATCACTGCAACGCGACAGGGTCGATTACCGTGTTCGTCAAACCGGAGCGCTTTCCCCTTGTCCAAGGGGCCCGGGAGGAATTGAAACGGTATGTGAACGGCAATCAAGAACTCAAAATCGTCCCTGACCGGATGATTGAGAGTGACGGATGCATCATCCGCTCACAACAGGGGAGCGTTGATGCACGGGTTGACGTTCAACTAAACCAAATCAGAAAGACATTGATGGAAGTGGCGAAGGAAGATGGAGAGTCGCGAGACGCTGCAAATCTCAAAATATCGGCAAAAATTGAAGCAGTTGAATCCGCTGCGCGTTAA
- the fliG gene encoding flagellar motor switch protein FliG, whose product MALPSTLSGRQKSAILLIALGTDIAAEIYKHLSEEEVEQLSLEIANVQKVSNEEKQNVLREFHEICIAQEYISKGGIHYAKDVLEKAYGEEKAIEIINRLTSTLQVRPFDLARKSDPSQIMNFIQNEHPQTIALVLSYLQPEQAAVILSELPDEMQANIARRIALMESTSPEVLKQVEHVLEQKLSTTFSHDYTEAGGVETVVNILNGVDRSTEKTILESLEIEDPELAEEVKKRMFVFEDIVNLDNRSIQRVIREVDHNDLQLALKVASEEVKDVIFKNMSKRMAETFQEDMEYMGPVRLRDVEEAQTRIVSTIRRLEELGEVIIVRGGDDLVV is encoded by the coding sequence GTGGCCCTCCCTTCGACGTTGTCCGGCCGGCAAAAGTCAGCGATTTTGCTCATCGCGTTAGGGACGGACATCGCAGCTGAAATCTATAAGCACTTAAGTGAAGAAGAAGTGGAACAACTTTCACTGGAAATTGCCAATGTTCAGAAAGTGAGCAACGAAGAGAAGCAGAATGTGTTGCGGGAATTTCACGAAATATGCATTGCCCAGGAGTACATTTCTAAGGGCGGCATTCACTACGCGAAGGATGTGCTGGAAAAAGCGTACGGTGAAGAAAAGGCGATAGAAATTATTAATCGCCTGACGTCCACGCTCCAGGTCCGTCCGTTCGACCTAGCACGGAAGTCAGACCCGTCCCAAATTATGAATTTCATTCAGAACGAGCACCCGCAAACGATTGCACTCGTGCTCAGTTACTTGCAGCCCGAGCAGGCCGCTGTCATCCTGTCGGAGCTTCCGGATGAGATGCAGGCCAACATCGCGCGCCGCATCGCCTTGATGGAGAGCACCTCCCCGGAAGTGCTCAAACAAGTCGAACACGTTCTGGAACAGAAGTTGTCGACGACCTTCAGCCATGATTACACCGAGGCGGGCGGCGTTGAGACGGTCGTCAATATTTTGAACGGCGTGGATCGCAGCACGGAAAAGACGATTTTGGAAAGTTTGGAAATTGAGGACCCAGAGCTGGCAGAAGAGGTCAAAAAACGCATGTTCGTATTTGAAGATATCGTCAATTTGGACAACCGTTCAATTCAACGAGTCATCCGGGAAGTCGACCACAACGACTTGCAATTGGCGTTAAAAGTTGCCAGCGAGGAAGTCAAAGATGTCATTTTTAAAAACATGTCGAAGCGAATGGCTGAAACGTTTCAAGAAGATATGGAGTACATGGGTCCCGTGCGACTGCGGGATGTCGAAGAAGCGCAAACGCGGATTGTGAGCACGATCCGAAGGCTGGAAGAGCTCGGTGAAGTCATTATCGTTCGCGGTGGGGATGATCTCGTTGTCTAA
- the fliF gene encoding flagellar basal-body MS-ring/collar protein FliF has translation MKERWQQWKEKALRHWQSFNRRQQVLVVGTAVLFVAALALILYFSSRPEYEVVYTNLDEADTGEITQKLKEAGIPYELSSDGSTISVPSKDAAQVRVDLAAEGLPSSGSIGYELFQENMTFGTTEETFGVLERDAMAGELERMIRRVQGVRSASVMINLPQESVWITDEEGTSTASIIVDIDPNQMLTQDQINGLYLLVSKSVPNLPIENITIVDQNSNLLTPLDIDEEKDRPNYNREVADHRAVRKQFEQDIQHEVRQLLGTIIGQDKVVVSVVANLNFDQEQRVEELVEPVNEDDQEGIAVSVERIQESFSGEGASEGTVGTGETDIPTYPAAGGDGGSESERLEERINYEVNRITKEIAAQPYRVEDLTINVGVEPPDPNNIASISENGLDTAIQNILGNIVRASIHTDEELTDEEIANKISVTPHPLAGRVQLDDGFSLSPLWWTVIGAVAALALGGVVTWIVVRRRRLLEEEEFEEELTPQPVTPEVPSLHDVPENEETVMRRQLQGLARRKPEEFANLLRTWLSEE, from the coding sequence GTGAAAGAAAGATGGCAGCAGTGGAAAGAGAAAGCGCTAAGGCACTGGCAATCGTTTAACAGGCGGCAACAAGTGCTGGTTGTCGGGACAGCCGTTCTGTTTGTGGCAGCGTTGGCACTCATTCTCTATTTCAGCTCTCGTCCGGAATACGAAGTCGTCTATACGAATTTAGATGAAGCTGATACAGGCGAAATCACGCAAAAGTTGAAAGAAGCCGGCATCCCTTACGAGTTGTCTTCAGACGGTTCAACGATAAGCGTACCGAGCAAGGACGCTGCCCAAGTCCGGGTCGATCTGGCGGCAGAAGGGCTTCCGTCTTCTGGAAGTATCGGGTACGAGCTGTTTCAGGAAAATATGACGTTTGGAACGACGGAAGAGACATTCGGCGTGCTCGAGCGAGATGCGATGGCAGGCGAGTTGGAGCGGATGATCCGCCGCGTCCAAGGTGTGAGGTCCGCTAGCGTAATGATTAATCTCCCCCAAGAGTCGGTGTGGATTACCGATGAAGAAGGGACGTCGACGGCATCGATCATTGTGGATATCGACCCGAACCAGATGCTGACGCAAGATCAAATTAACGGTCTGTACTTGCTCGTCTCCAAGAGCGTTCCGAACTTGCCGATAGAAAACATTACGATCGTGGACCAAAACAGCAACTTGCTCACTCCTTTGGACATCGACGAGGAAAAAGACAGGCCGAACTATAACCGAGAAGTAGCCGATCACCGTGCCGTGCGCAAGCAATTTGAACAGGACATTCAGCACGAAGTTCGACAGTTGCTCGGCACGATCATCGGTCAGGATAAAGTGGTCGTCTCCGTCGTGGCCAACTTGAATTTCGATCAGGAACAGCGAGTGGAAGAACTGGTGGAGCCTGTAAACGAAGACGATCAAGAAGGAATCGCGGTCAGCGTTGAAAGAATCCAAGAGTCCTTTTCTGGAGAAGGCGCGAGTGAAGGGACAGTCGGAACGGGTGAAACGGACATTCCGACGTATCCAGCCGCTGGCGGTGACGGTGGCAGCGAGTCCGAACGGCTGGAGGAACGCATCAATTATGAAGTAAACCGCATTACGAAGGAGATCGCGGCCCAGCCGTATCGTGTCGAAGACTTAACGATCAACGTCGGCGTCGAGCCGCCGGACCCGAACAACATCGCCTCAATCAGTGAGAACGGACTGGACACAGCGATACAGAACATCTTGGGAAACATCGTAAGGGCCTCGATTCACACGGATGAAGAATTGACCGACGAGGAAATCGCCAACAAAATTTCCGTCACGCCGCACCCGTTAGCAGGCCGAGTTCAGTTGGATGACGGATTTAGTCTGTCACCTTTATGGTGGACGGTTATCGGTGCCGTAGCGGCATTGGCGTTAGGAGGTGTCGTGACGTGGATCGTGGTTCGGCGCCGTAGGTTGCTGGAAGAAGAAGAATTTGAGGAAGAGCTGACGCCACAACCTGTTACACCAGAGGTTCCTTCTTTACACGATGTGCCTGAAAACGAGGAGACGGTCATGCGCCGCCAGTTGCAAGGACTGGCGCGCAGAAAGCCGGAAGAGTTCGCCAATCTGTTGCGTACGTGGTTGAGTGAAGAGTAA
- the fliE gene encoding flagellar hook-basal body complex protein FliE, whose product MIESVGSVTQSVQTVSKQQRAAHVADAFKQALADAIRQVNDQQLQAEALHTRLAAGEVNNLHDVVIAQEKASLSLQLALQVRNKAVEAYQEMMRMQI is encoded by the coding sequence ATGATTGAGTCAGTCGGTTCCGTTACACAATCGGTGCAAACAGTGTCCAAACAGCAGCGTGCAGCTCACGTTGCTGACGCGTTTAAACAGGCCCTGGCCGATGCAATTCGACAGGTGAATGATCAACAACTGCAGGCAGAAGCGTTACATACACGGCTAGCAGCCGGTGAAGTGAACAACTTACATGACGTCGTGATTGCACAAGAGAAGGCGTCACTCAGCTTACAACTCGCTTTGCAAGTTCGCAACAAAGCGGTGGAAGCTTACCAGGAAATGATGCGGATGCAAATATAG
- the flgC gene encoding flagellar basal body rod protein FlgC, whose amino-acid sequence MGLFQGLDISATGLTANRFRMDVISANIANANTTRARRVDGEWMPYQRQMVVMQPAQSSFRDVLNRKLEGVKVTRVVKDETPFKLLYQPEHPDADENGYVRLPNVDLLKEMVDMVTATRSYEANVTAFNASKQMALKALEIGR is encoded by the coding sequence ATGGGGCTTTTCCAAGGGCTTGACATTAGTGCTACGGGTCTAACGGCTAACCGCTTTCGGATGGACGTCATATCGGCGAACATCGCCAATGCGAACACGACACGAGCGCGTCGCGTCGACGGCGAGTGGATGCCTTACCAAAGGCAGATGGTCGTCATGCAGCCGGCCCAGTCTTCTTTCCGGGACGTGCTCAACCGCAAACTGGAAGGTGTGAAAGTGACACGCGTTGTCAAAGACGAAACGCCGTTTAAGTTACTGTACCAGCCTGAACATCCAGACGCCGACGAGAACGGGTACGTCCGGCTGCCAAACGTTGACTTGCTGAAGGAGATGGTAGACATGGTGACGGCGACCCGCTCTTACGAGGCGAACGTGACGGCGTTTAACGCGTCGAAGCAAATGGCGTTAAAAGCCCTGGAAATCGGAAGGTAA
- the flgB gene encoding flagellar basal body rod protein FlgB → MKKEELSRLSLVNHMSVRALSQAMDASQLRQHVINHNIANVDTPYYKAKRVRFEDVLLQELNKASRFKGRVTDPRHIPIGRPGQGAVTPEVTVETGTKMNNNGNNVDIDAEMALLAKNGLWYQALAQSLNHEFRQLRHVITEGRG, encoded by the coding sequence TTGAAAAAGGAGGAATTAAGTCGATTGTCCCTTGTGAATCACATGTCGGTCCGCGCACTTTCCCAGGCGATGGACGCCAGCCAATTGCGGCAACACGTCATCAACCACAATATTGCCAACGTCGACACGCCTTATTACAAGGCGAAGCGCGTCCGATTCGAAGATGTGCTCCTTCAGGAGTTGAACAAAGCGTCAAGGTTTAAAGGCCGTGTGACAGATCCGAGACACATCCCCATCGGCCGCCCGGGTCAAGGCGCTGTAACTCCTGAAGTGACGGTGGAGACGGGAACGAAGATGAACAATAACGGCAACAACGTCGACATCGACGCTGAAATGGCGCTGTTGGCAAAGAACGGTCTTTGGTACCAGGCGCTCGCGCAGTCGCTCAACCATGAATTTCGTCAGCTCAGGCATGTCATCACGGAAGGAAGGGGATAG
- the ltrA gene encoding group II intron reverse transcriptase/maturase has product MRSREERRQQNIPQGSCQQRAAVKPRGYVGAPSSSPAQVAPSSREDHNDLLDRMLERENLLLAYKRVVRNGGAPGVDGVTVAELQAYLNTHWAQVKAELLAGTYKPAPVKRVEIPKPGGGVRLLGIPTAMDRLLQQALLQVMHPIFDAHFSWDSYGFRPGKRAHDAVLQAQRYIQSGYRWVVDLDLEKCFDRVNHDMLMARVARRVKDKRDLKLIRAYLNAGVMVNGVCQRTEEGTPQGGPLSPLLANILLDDLDKELKKRGLQFARYADDCNIFVASKRAGERVMESVIRFVEGKLKLKVNRDKSAVDRPWNRKFLGFSFLPDKQATIRLAPKTISRFKDRIREMTSRSRAISMEERIKRLNRYIIGWVRYFRLASMKTHCERFDQWIRRRLRMCLWKQWKRVRTRLRELRALGVPEWACFMMANSRRGPWEMSRNTNNALPTSYWEAKGLKSMLSRYMELRQPFGTA; this is encoded by the coding sequence ATGCGTTCGAGAGAAGAGCGCAGACAGCAGAATATCCCGCAAGGGAGCTGCCAACAGAGAGCAGCGGTGAAGCCGCGAGGGTATGTTGGAGCGCCGAGCTCTTCTCCGGCACAAGTCGCCCCTTCCTCTCGCGAAGACCATAACGACTTGCTGGACAGGATGCTTGAGAGAGAAAATCTCTTGCTCGCATACAAGCGAGTGGTCCGAAACGGAGGAGCGCCCGGAGTGGACGGAGTAACGGTAGCTGAACTGCAGGCTTACCTGAACACACACTGGGCACAGGTGAAAGCAGAGCTCCTAGCGGGAACCTACAAACCCGCGCCAGTCAAACGGGTGGAAATCCCCAAACCTGGAGGCGGCGTGAGGCTTCTAGGGATCCCGACCGCGATGGACCGGCTCCTCCAGCAAGCCCTGCTGCAAGTGATGCATCCGATCTTCGATGCTCACTTCTCATGGGACAGCTACGGCTTCCGACCAGGGAAGCGAGCCCATGATGCGGTCCTTCAAGCCCAGCGCTATATCCAGAGTGGATACAGATGGGTTGTGGACTTGGACTTAGAGAAGTGCTTTGACCGAGTAAACCACGACATGCTCATGGCGAGGGTAGCAAGAAGGGTGAAGGACAAGCGAGACCTGAAACTCATCCGGGCGTACCTCAACGCCGGAGTCATGGTCAACGGAGTATGCCAACGGACAGAGGAAGGGACGCCGCAAGGCGGACCGCTGAGTCCGCTTCTGGCCAACATCTTGTTGGACGACCTGGACAAAGAACTAAAGAAACGCGGGTTGCAATTCGCACGTTATGCGGACGATTGTAACATCTTTGTCGCTAGCAAGCGCGCAGGGGAACGCGTCATGGAATCGGTAATTCGCTTTGTAGAGGGAAAGCTGAAACTGAAAGTGAACCGAGACAAAAGTGCGGTAGACCGCCCCTGGAACCGGAAATTCCTAGGGTTCAGTTTTCTGCCGGACAAACAAGCAACGATTCGGTTAGCCCCGAAGACCATCTCCCGATTCAAAGATAGAATACGTGAGATGACGAGTCGTTCACGGGCGATCTCCATGGAAGAGCGAATTAAACGGCTCAACCGCTACATCATCGGTTGGGTCAGGTACTTTCGACTGGCATCGATGAAGACGCACTGTGAAAGATTCGACCAATGGATTCGGCGCAGACTGAGGATGTGCCTATGGAAACAATGGAAACGGGTCAGAACCCGTCTTCGTGAACTTAGGGCCCTTGGCGTACCAGAATGGGCCTGCTTCATGATGGCCAATTCCCGCCGAGGACCATGGGAAATGTCCCGGAACACAAACAATGCCCTTCCGACTTCCTACTGGGAAGCGAAAGGGCTGAAGAGTATGCTTTCTCGTTATATGGAACTTCGTCAACCTTTTGGAACCGCCTAG
- the hslU gene encoding ATP-dependent protease ATPase subunit HslU, with product MGYEQSTLTPKQIVAELDKYIVGQTKAKRSVAVALRNRYRRSQLPEEMRDEIVPKNILMIGPTGVGKTEIARRLAKLVGAPFIKVEATKFTEVGYVGRDVESMVRDLVETSIRMVRAEKIEQVKDRAEQMANERIVHILVPGGKKQGNFKNPLEVLFGSQESSDHVDEGSEERTTLRQRRAQVRQKLLAGQLEDEVIEVEVEDNYPNMFEIFSGSGVEQMGINMQELFGNMMPKKKKKRRLTIKEARKVLTQEEGQKLIDEDDVIQESIERAEQSGIIFVDEIDKIAGAEHHKSADVSREGVQRDILPIVEGSTVMTKYGPVKTDYILFIAAGAFHMSKPSDLIPELQGRFPIRVELQDLTVDDFVRILTEPKNAITKQYTSLLETEGIHVEFTDEAIREIAKLAEEVNQETDNIGARRLHTILEYLLEELSFEAPEITMETVQITPEYVRERLSDIVKNRDLSQYIL from the coding sequence GTGGGTTACGAACAATCGACCTTAACGCCGAAACAGATCGTCGCCGAGCTGGACAAATACATCGTCGGGCAGACGAAAGCGAAGCGGTCTGTAGCGGTCGCCTTACGCAATCGCTATCGGCGGTCGCAGCTCCCGGAAGAGATGCGCGACGAAATTGTCCCGAAAAATATCCTCATGATCGGCCCGACGGGTGTCGGGAAAACGGAAATTGCCCGCAGGCTGGCCAAACTGGTTGGAGCTCCCTTCATCAAAGTGGAGGCGACCAAATTTACTGAGGTCGGGTACGTCGGACGCGACGTGGAATCGATGGTGCGCGACCTGGTGGAAACGTCAATCCGCATGGTGCGGGCAGAAAAAATCGAACAAGTGAAAGATCGGGCCGAACAGATGGCAAATGAACGCATCGTCCACATATTAGTTCCCGGCGGAAAAAAACAGGGGAACTTTAAAAACCCGCTAGAGGTGTTGTTCGGCAGCCAGGAGTCGAGTGACCATGTCGACGAGGGGAGCGAGGAAAGGACGACGTTGCGCCAGCGGAGGGCGCAAGTGCGGCAAAAGCTTTTGGCCGGACAACTGGAAGACGAAGTGATTGAAGTCGAGGTCGAAGACAACTATCCGAACATGTTTGAAATTTTTTCAGGGTCCGGCGTAGAACAGATGGGCATCAACATGCAGGAACTGTTCGGCAACATGATGCCGAAGAAAAAGAAAAAACGCAGGTTGACGATCAAAGAAGCTCGGAAAGTGTTGACACAAGAAGAGGGACAAAAGCTGATCGACGAAGACGACGTGATACAAGAATCGATTGAACGAGCGGAACAGAGCGGGATCATTTTTGTCGACGAGATCGACAAAATTGCCGGAGCCGAGCACCACAAAAGCGCGGATGTCTCTAGAGAAGGTGTACAGCGGGACATTCTCCCCATCGTAGAGGGATCGACGGTGATGACGAAATACGGACCGGTGAAGACAGACTACATCCTGTTTATTGCGGCCGGCGCCTTTCACATGTCCAAGCCGTCCGATCTCATACCGGAGTTGCAGGGCCGGTTTCCCATTCGCGTCGAACTTCAGGATTTGACTGTGGACGACTTCGTCCGCATCCTGACCGAACCGAAAAACGCCATCACGAAGCAGTATACCTCGCTGTTGGAGACAGAGGGGATTCATGTCGAATTCACTGATGAGGCGATTCGGGAAATCGCCAAGTTAGCCGAAGAAGTGAACCAGGAAACAGACAATATCGGCGCCCGGCGACTGCACACCATATTGGAGTATTTGCTGGAAGAGCTGTCCTTCGAGGCGCCCGAGATTACGATGGAGACCGTTCAGATTACGCCGGAATACGTACGGGAGCGCCTGTCCGATATCGTGAAAAACCGGGATTTAAGTCAGTACATTTTGTAG
- the hslV gene encoding ATP-dependent protease subunit HslV has product MEHTFHATTIFAIHHNGKGAMAGDGQVTFGNQLVMKHSAKKVRRLYRDQVVAGFAGSVADAVTLFEKFEAQLEAFHGHLKRSAVELAKEWRTDKVLRRLEAMLIAMDREHLLLISGNGEVIEPDDGMMAIGSGGSFALAAGRALKRHASHLGARDIAEQALTIASEICVFTNDRLIVETLD; this is encoded by the coding sequence TTGGAACATACATTTCACGCCACCACGATTTTCGCCATTCACCATAACGGCAAAGGGGCCATGGCCGGTGACGGGCAAGTGACATTTGGCAATCAACTGGTGATGAAACACAGTGCCAAAAAAGTGCGCCGGCTGTACCGAGACCAGGTTGTGGCCGGCTTTGCCGGATCTGTCGCCGATGCCGTCACCTTGTTTGAAAAGTTTGAAGCGCAACTGGAGGCATTTCACGGTCACCTTAAGCGGTCGGCTGTCGAACTGGCGAAAGAATGGCGCACGGACAAAGTCCTCAGACGCCTCGAGGCGATGCTCATCGCGATGGATCGGGAGCATCTGTTGCTCATCTCTGGAAACGGAGAAGTGATCGAGCCAGACGACGGGATGATGGCCATTGGTTCCGGCGGTTCGTTTGCTTTGGCAGCCGGTCGGGCATTGAAGCGTCACGCTTCCCACTTGGGTGCGCGAGACATTGCCGAACAGGCACTCACTATCGCATCGGAAATCTGCGTCTTCACCAATGACCGCCTCATTGTGGAGACGTTGGATTAA
- the dprA gene encoding DNA-processing protein DprA gives MRAITESEWLVALHHVPGVGWHTIHKIKEVCQSFAHLPDRLKQHAAELEALRLPWRAIAEELASYERQRKMKRFREKRIDVVTVFDDRYPELLREIAQPPWVLYVVGDASLLSEPALAIVGTRHPSHYGKTVARKLAYQLAKRRWVVVSGMAIGIDSEAHLGALEAEGKTIAVLGSGVDVIYPKSGRDIYRQIVERGAVVSEFPPGTRPRPGHFPQRNRIISGLSRGSVIVEAEEKSGSLITAEASLEQNRDVFAIPGPITSRKSVGPHRLIQQGAKCVTTLEDILEEYPDVLPQSEGATDALKEQTAPLTAEEADVLVHIESEPVHIDVLVTRTELSLAELHPILLSLQVKQLIKQLPGSQFVRM, from the coding sequence ATGCGTGCGATTACAGAATCAGAATGGCTAGTCGCTTTACACCATGTTCCAGGGGTCGGCTGGCACACGATTCACAAAATTAAAGAAGTGTGTCAGTCGTTCGCTCACTTGCCTGACCGGCTGAAGCAACACGCTGCAGAGTTGGAAGCGTTGCGTCTCCCGTGGCGCGCCATCGCTGAAGAGTTGGCGTCATACGAGAGGCAGAGGAAAATGAAACGCTTCCGAGAGAAGCGGATAGACGTTGTGACTGTTTTCGACGACCGCTATCCGGAGCTGCTAAGGGAAATTGCCCAACCGCCTTGGGTCTTGTACGTGGTGGGAGATGCGTCGCTGTTAAGCGAACCGGCGTTGGCGATCGTCGGAACCCGTCACCCGAGTCACTACGGGAAAACGGTGGCGCGAAAACTGGCCTACCAACTGGCGAAGCGACGCTGGGTCGTTGTAAGCGGCATGGCGATAGGGATCGATAGCGAAGCACACCTCGGGGCGTTAGAAGCCGAGGGGAAAACCATCGCCGTGCTCGGCTCCGGCGTGGACGTCATATACCCGAAGAGCGGACGAGACATCTACCGCCAAATCGTTGAGCGGGGGGCTGTCGTGTCTGAATTTCCGCCGGGAACGAGGCCGCGCCCCGGTCATTTCCCCCAGCGCAACCGCATTATTAGCGGACTATCCCGCGGTTCAGTCATTGTCGAGGCGGAAGAGAAGAGCGGTTCCCTCATCACGGCAGAGGCGAGTTTGGAACAGAACCGCGATGTATTTGCGATTCCGGGGCCAATCACTTCGCGGAAAAGCGTCGGCCCGCATCGTTTGATTCAGCAAGGGGCAAAATGTGTCACAACGCTGGAAGACATCTTGGAAGAGTATCCAGATGTACTGCCGCAGTCAGAGGGCGCAACGGACGCCTTAAAAGAACAAACTGCCCCCTTGACGGCGGAGGAAGCGGATGTCCTCGTCCACATCGAATCGGAGCCCGTTCACATCGACGTGTTAGTGACACGCACAGAACTTTCCCTTGCTGAACTTCACCCGATTTTGCTATCATTACAGGTCAAGCAATTGATTAAGCAACTTCCCGGCTCGCAATTTGTGCGAATGTAA